CGATGGTGTCGCTGAAGAGGAAGGGTTCCTGCGGCACCACGCTGATGTGGTCGCGCAAGGTCCGCAGCGAGATCGTGCGCACGTCGTGGCCGTCCACCCGCACCACGCCGCTCGTCGGGTCCATCGAGCGCGTGAGCAGCTGGCCCAGCACCGTTTTGCCGCTGCCGGTCGGGCCGGTAATGCCCAGAAAGGTCCCGGCGGGCACGTGCAGGCTCACGTCGTCGAGCACGGTGCGGTCGCCGTAGCGCATGGTCACGTGGTCAAATTCGATCTCGCCGCGCAGGGTCCGCACGCCGGGGTCCACCCGCCGCCGCTCGTCGCGGATCAGCGGCCGGGCGTCCAGCAGCTCGCGCAATCTCTGCCACGACGACAGGCCGCGCTGGGTGATCCCGGTGATCCAGCCCACCATCAGCATCGGAAAGGCCAGGCGCTCCAGCGTGCCCACGAACTGGGTGAACATGCCCAGCGTGAAGCGGCCGTCCCCGTTCAGGATCAGCCGCCCACCGACAAGCAGGATCAACCCGAAGGCAATCCCCAGCAGCAGGTTCATCACCGAACGCAGGGGACCGTCCACCTTGATCAGGGCGATGTTGCGCCGCAGAAGTTCGAGGTTCATCGCGCGGTAGTCCTCGATCTCGCGGTCCTCGATGGCGTAGCCCTTGACCACCCGCGCCCCGCTGAAGTTTTCCTGCGCCTTGGCCGCGATCAGGCTGTTTTGCTCCTGCACCAGCGTATGCCGCTTGTTGATCTGCCGCGCCATGTAGGTCAGCAGCCCCACGATGATGGGCAGCAGCGCCAGCACGATCAGGGTCAGTTGCCAGCTCAGGCTGAACATCACCGTGAAGGCGGTCGCGAAGCCCGACACGATGTTCACGATCTGCCAAGCCCCGAAACCCAGCATCTCGCGCACGGCGCCCAGGTCACCGGTCAGGCGGTTCATCAGGTCGCCGGTGCGCGCGCGGTCGTAGTACGGCTTGTCGAGTGTCTGAAGGTGGCCGAAGATGTCGCGCCGGATCTCGTACTCGGTCTGGCGCGAGGCCACCACGATCATGCGGCGCATCACCAGCATGAACAGTCCGGCGGTGGCGGCGGCGCCCACGATGCCCAGCGCATACAGGCCCACCCGGGCGGCCGTGATGCCGGGCGTGGCGGGATCAGCGTCCGCTTGCCCGGTCACGCCGTCAATGGTCAGACGGATAAAGTAAAACGGCAGCAGGTTCACGCTGTTGGCGATCACCACCGCCACCAGGCCAATCA
The sequence above is a segment of the Deinococcus budaensis genome. Coding sequences within it:
- a CDS encoding ABC transporter ATP-binding protein, encoding MDSLRTLWPYLRLHRRQYMIGLVAVVIANSVNLLPFYFIRLTIDGVTGQADADPATPGITAARVGLYALGIVGAAATAGLFMLVMRRMIVVASRQTEYEIRRDIFGHLQTLDKPYYDRARTGDLMNRLTGDLGAVREMLGFGAWQIVNIVSGFATAFTVMFSLSWQLTLIVLALLPIIVGLLTYMARQINKRHTLVQEQNSLIAAKAQENFSGARVVKGYAIEDREIEDYRAMNLELLRRNIALIKVDGPLRSVMNLLLGIAFGLILLVGGRLILNGDGRFTLGMFTQFVGTLERLAFPMLMVGWITGITQRGLSSWQRLRELLDARPLIRDERRRVDPGVRTLRGEIEFDHVTMRYGDRTVLDDVSLHVPAGTFLGITGPTGSGKTVLGQLLTRSMDPTSGVVRVDGHDVRTISLRTLRDHISVVPQEPFLFSDTIANNIGFGLGNRELPEIPTGVSVVKTPPPPVVPQQPDMSRVREAARLAGLAGDVEDFPQGYETILGERGVTLSGGQRQRTAIARAIVRDPAILILDDSLSAVDTETERRILDGLREVAQGRTVLLIGHRISTLRHADHIVVLEEGRLAEQGSHDELLAAGGRYAELERLQRLASDLDTDDEPVRDPEAAATELETLPQEAVK